The stretch of DNA GTTGTCCCGACACAGTTGTTTTTACGAATTACACGGATATTCTTTCCGGCGGGGACTTGCCGGATGCCGGACATTTTTACGCCGGGAATGCGTCATTGATTGAATTTCATTCGATAGTTCACCCCTCGTATGTATCGAACGGAATTCCGCTTTATAAATCATGGACATATTTCGGGAAATATTATTATTACGAAAATCTGACAGGGCAGGCATGGGAGCTTGGTATTTCAATCGACAATATCAGGTATCCGCTTCAATCATTCGCGAATTTTAAAAATGAATATCTATTGCCGATTCCGGCAATGGAAACCGTGACGAATACGGTTACTGTCACAAATATAATTCTTGGCGGCTCTATCCAGGAGGCGTCAAACAATTCCGCCGGCGCCATTGAAGTTTATCCTTCGATTAAAGGCAAGGGCGGGTGGATGAAGCAGGGCAATCCAAATATCAAATGGATGTGTCTGCTTTCCAACGGCATCGACTTTTACCGGGATCCCGTCAGCGGTGAACCGGTATTTTTTGATGTCCGGGTTGAATGGGTAGATAAAATCCCTAAAGCAGGGGAATGGTAACAACAGGAGAAAAAAGAATGAAGAAAATGATAGTATTAGTGTTGGCGGCGCTGGTGGCAGCGGCCGGGTTTTCAGATGAGTTCGCCGCGCGTTTAGAGGCGGCCAAAAATACCGGCGATCAGCAGGCTGTGCTGGCACTGGCGGATGAGTTTCCGGAAAAAGTTTTACCGGTGTACAGAACGGCAACCGTGATGCTGCCGGCAAATGAACGGATTGCGTTTGCTGAATCAATTGAGGATTCGTCACTGCGCCTTCCGTGTTTAATTGTCGCTCATCGCAAAGGCAAAGCGTGCAATGATCTGTTACGGGAATTTTATTCGAGCCAGCGCGGCGGCATTCTCTCGCTCCACAGATTCGACCCCGCGTCTGAAACCATTGACGGGTGTATTTCGTTCTATGAACTGGTTTTAAAAAATGTGGAGTTGAAGGAACACACGCAGACAGCCCTTTCCAAAATCAAAGGCGAACTGCTCAAACTGAAAGCGCAATAATGAAGCGTCTCGCCGCTATATGTGCATTGATTGCGGCGGTTGCCGGCGGGCAGGGGGGTACTGAAATCCTGCCCGGCATTGAACTTTCTGTGATGGAGTTAACCGTCCAGCGGCTGGAGTTCATGCGAGTGCTGTATCAGCAGATAGATGCGGTTGAAGTGGCTTTGAAAAAACTGACACCCGCGCAACTCTGCCACCTGGCAACGGCGTTAAACCGGAACGCATTTTTTGAGGCGTATAAACTGCACCGGTTGACGCGGCATCGCACCGCGCCGGAAAATTATTTATTTCGTCAAATTCAACTTATTCGCGAAACCGCAAAAACCGACCCGGACAAAGCCGAAGAGATGATCAATGCCGTCGTGGAATATTTCCGGCGGTTTGGAGTTGAGCTGTGAGATCCATTGAAGAGATTGCACTTGAGAAATACGGCACGAAAGTGCTCGGCAATTTAACCGAAGCGCAGGTCATTACCGTGCGCGACGCCTATGCTGCACAATTCGGCCTCTCATGGGACGAATACTCAAAACTGACGCCCGAAGCGCGTAAACAGCTGGGACTGGTTGCGTCCGGGTATGACTTTAACGCCGGTGTCGATACCATGGCGCGTGTTCTGCGCTGGGAAAAACTGAAAAGCTGGTTTAACGGTATGAACGGAGCAGGGCGCATCATTCTGATTGCCGCTGCCGCCGGCGCCGTCTGGCTCTTTTTGCCGCGACTCAAAGCCCTGCCGAAGCAAGTGAGAAAGGCAGTCAGTTAATGAGCGTGGAAGCGATTTTATCACTGTTCGGCCTTCTTTTTACCGGTTTCGGCACTATCGGCGTTTATCTGCTTTCCGGCATTCGCTCGGATATGCGCGACTTCTGGACCACGCACCGCCGGCTTGAGGAACGGGTCAACGAACACATCACCAATACCAAAATTCACAAGGAGTAAACCGTATGAAAAAAATACTGCTGACTGTCATTGATTCACTCTTTGCGCGGCTCAAACCGGCACACGTGCGCTCGGCGTTTTATTTCGCCATTGCCGCCGTGGAAAAACACGTCCGCAAAACAAAAAACGAAATCGACGACCAGCTGCTGCTGCCGCTCATGGCTAAAATGCGCGAAGCACTCGACGAATCCAAGGCGGAATAATGGACTGGTTTGCCGGAGTCCTGGTTGCGACGGTGATCGGCATCGCCGGGCTGCTGCTTGACCGGCGCGATAAACGGAAAGCGGACAATGCAAAAATCAAAGAACATCCTGATAATCCTGACGGCGTTGCTGCTGCTCAGCGGCGGGTGCAGGACTTAAAAAAGCAAATCGATAGCGGTTTATAATCCGCGTGCCGTTTACCGGGCACCGCCCGAAGGCGCCTGGCTGGATAACGCCATGGTCTATATCGGCAAAGATGTATGGCTGGAAACCGGCAGAATATGGATCCCGCCGCGGACTGAAATTGTTCGTCCGGACGATTAAAAATTTACCGGTTTCCGGCGGCGCGGCAATGAAGTAAAAAAAGTCATAAAATCATGCGCGACCTCACCGGAAACCCTATTTTCCTGTTTAGATTCTGTATAAATTGAGGTGCTGTGGATAACTCTATACAAGCGGTCACTTATCCACAGGAAACCCACAAAACACTGTATATTGTGGCGGTTCCCGGCTATAATTAGACATAAGATATATTATGCGACGTTAAATTTAGATAAAGATAAATTTTGACCAATTGTTATAAGAAACGATAGGATATATGCAACCAGCATTATTAGATGTTTAGTCCCACAGTGTGGTGGAACGGATCAAACTTAAAGCGATCCGGAGCAGAAGTCCGGATTTTACAGATATATTCGTATGGCGTAAGACCATAATGCTTTGAGCCGTTTGGCGAAATTATAGGCCATCAAAAAGGTCTGTATGTGTTCTTTCAGCTGATCATGGGCTCCATAGTGATAACGCTTCACCGTCGCCCCTTTCAACGTCCGGTTCATCCGCTCAACCTGTCCGTTTGTCCAGGGATGGTTGGGTTGGGTCAGCCGGTGATCTACATTGTTTCGGGCGCAAGCCGGTTCAAAGGCATGTGCGCGAAAAAGACTCCCGCAATCCATTGCCTGCTTGATACGTCGGTTACCCGGCGAGGTAAACCGGGTTCCGTTATCCGTTAATACGGTGTGGATAGTATAAGGAACGGCCCGGATGAGCTCTTGAAGAAAGTCGGCGGCAATTCGCCGGGCTGCCTTTTCGTGAAGCTGAACAACAGTAAATTTTGACGTGCGGTCAATGGCAGCAAACATATATAACCTGCCTTCTTCCGTGCGGACCTCAGCGATGTCGATATGGAAAAACCCGATCGGACAGGTTTTGAATTTCCGTTTGCTCTGAGGATCTTTGGTATCCGGCAGCCGGCTAATCCCATGGCGTTGGTAGCAACGATGCAGAGAGGAGCGTGTTAAATGAGGTATGGCGGTCTGCAGGCTGTAAAGACAATCATCGAGAGGAAGCAGCGTGTGTTGCCGAAAAGCGACGCAAGCGGCTTCTTCCTCTTGCTCAGCACCGTTGACCGAGGATGCCCGGGCCCCATCGGGGCATCCTGTACTGTGTTGTGCGCTGTCGCCACTTCGCTACGGTTTTCGGGTTAATACCGTGCCGGCGCGCCAGAACATTCAGGCTCTCTTGACGATGTTGTATCGTTCGACGCACCGCCTCAGTCGTACGGGCGCATCCGTGTACTATCTGTCCCATAATTCAGCCCTCCGGAGCTCGTTATACATCACTCCAGCACACTGTGGGACTAAACATCTAGTGGTCGGTTTCAGCAAATCCGGCACGATCTAACGGCCAGCAAACAAAGAACGCCGGACCCATGACTTGACGCCGGTTTACAGCGCCGAAATATCGTCCGTCTAAACTGTTGTCAGTGTTGTCGCCAAAAAATAAATATTCATCGCTCTTCAGCATAATCGAATCCTCTGGACGCAATAACGGTGGCCGTTGCGGCGCTGACATCGCCAGTTGATATCCGTTATAATTCGGCGCATTGAAAATTTTTTCAAATTTAGGATCGTTCAGTTTTTCACCGTTCACATAAAGATATTTCGGAAGAATATTGAGTGTTTCTCCCGGCATGCCGACAAGGCGCTTAATGTAATAGGCGTCTTTGCGAACCTGGGGATATGTCAGTTCACGCGTGTCAAACACAGCAATGTCCCCTCGCCTCGGCCGTATAAAATTATATTTCATGCGATTGACGAGAATATAATCGCCGCTTTTCATGACTTTACTCGCGATGACATCGCCAGCGCGAAAAACTTTTCCAATGCGCGCCTGCTCATTCACCATTTCCATCATGCTATTAGGAATTTTGTGTTTTATACCGCCGATATAAATGAAGGTGTTATTGCCGGATGTATCGCTGGTTTGTCCATAATAACGGTAATTTCCGTACATATCCTGCTCAAGCTGAATCCGTCCGTATGCCTTGACGGTCACTGTTTTTACGCGTTCACCGAACAGCACAAAGTTAGCAATGCGCACGACAGGATTGGATGCTTTGATTGTCGGTTCATTTTTTAATGTGATTCCGTAAAGCGTCGGCTGCATGGAGCCGGTCGGAATTTTAAACGGTTGAAAAAAGTAGGCGCGAATTCCCATCGCGGCGGCAATGGCAACGAAAAGCACTTCAACGTTCTCGCGGATTTTTTTATGTTTTTTCGACGGTATTATTTTGCCGCATGCGACTACAATGGCATCGCCGGCAGCACTCATTTTGCTGATATCCCCTTCCCTGCGTGCTTTTTTCCCTGTAGTTTCAAGAATTTTCAGTGCCGCAATTTTTTCCGGCGCGAGACTATCTTCGTGCATGTTGCGCTGATGCCGGCAGTAATGCAGGATTTCTTTCAATGCTTTACGCGCTTTGCGGACTTTAAAAAAATTCATCGGACTCATTCCTGTTTTGTTTTTAGTACGGCAATAAACGCTTCCTGCGGGATGCTGACTTTACCAATACTCTTCAGTTTTTTCTTGCCCTCTTTCTGCCGTTCGAGCAGTTTGCGTTTGCGTGAAATATCGCCGCCGTAACATTTAGCCGTCACATCTTTGCGGTACGCTTTAATCGTTTCGCGTGCGATAATTTTTCCACCGAGCGCCGCCTGGATCGCCACCGGAAACGCCTGACGCGGAATGACATCTTTCAACGATTCACACATTTGCCGTCCGCGCGAAATTGCCTTTGAGCGATGTACGATACTTGAAAATGCATCAACCGGTTCGCTGTGAATCATGATGTCCATTTTGACAAGATCGGACATCCGGTAATCGGAATATTCATAGTCCATCGATGCATAACCGCGGCTGATGCTTTTCAGCCGGTCATAAAAATCAACCAAAACTTCATTCAGCGGCAGATCACATGTCAGCATCACGCGTTGTGAATCGATTGAGTCGGTATGTGTGATGTCGCCGCGTTTTTCCATCACAAGCTGCATCATATCGCCCATGCAGGATGTCGGCGTAATAATGGTTGCTTTAATGAACGGCTCTTCCATGTTTTCAATCAACGCCGGATCCGGCAACAGTGTCGGATTATCAATTTCCAGCAACTCGCTATCTTTCAAAAGAATGCGGTAGATGACATTCGGATATGACGCAATGATGTCTAAATCAAATTCGCGCCGCAAACGTTCCTGCACAATTTCCATGTGAAGCAGTCCGAGAAAACCGCACCGGAATCCGAATCCGAGCGCGACAGATGACTCCGCCTGATAGGTCAACGCCGCATCATTCAACCGCAGTTTATCCAAACTCTTACCGAGCTTTTCATAATCGCTGGTTTCGATTGGATAAATTCCGGCGAAGACCATCGGATGAATCTCCTTGAAACCCGGCAGTGCTTTATCTGCCGGATATTTCGCTGATGTCATGGTATCGCCGATTTGAATTTCCGCGGAATCCTTAATATTGGCAATCACATAACCAACGCTGCCCTCGACCAGTTCTTTACGAATTTCCGGATCGGGCGTGAATACGCCGACTTCTTTAATTTCGTACTCCTGCCCTGTTCCCATCATATGGACTTTTTCACCGGGCTTCAGGCTTCCGCTGAACAGACGCAGGTAAACGACTACGCCACGAAATGCATCATACTTTGAATCGAATACCAGACCGCGCGTTGAATGATCCGCCGGTGGCTTTGGCGCCGGAATTCGGGCAACAATTGCCTCTAAAACGTTTTCAATCCCCTCGCCGGTTTTGGCGCTGACAGCAATGCACTCGCTCACATCAATCGCCAACAGATCCTCAATCTGCTGTGCAACCTCTTTCGGCCGTGCATTCGGCAGCTCGATCTTATTTAGCACCGGCACGATTGTCAGATGCTGATCCGCGGCCAGAAATGCGTTTGACACCGTCTGCGCTTCAACGCCCTGTGCCGCATCGACAACAAGAATTGCACCTTCACACGCCTGCAGACTGCGTGACACTTCATATGAAAAGTCAACATGTCCGGGTGTGTCGATTAGATTAAACAGATAGGTTTTCCCGTCTTGCGCTTTATACGGCATCGACACCGGATGCGCTTTAATGGTGATCCCGCGCTCGCGCTCCAGATCCATTGCATCAAGCACCTGCTCTTTCATTTTACGCTCCTCAATTGCACCGGTGAGTTGCAGGATGCGGTCGGCCAGTGTCGATTTGCCATGGTCGATGTGAGCGATAATCGAAAAATTACGAATATGTGAAAGATTAGCCATAATGTATTTTAGATCGCGGAACAATAGACGTTCTCTGCATTCGTGCGCATTTGTAAAATGGCCGCTTTCATATCCGGCGCTTTAAACAGCGATGTCCCTGCCACAAACAGATTAGCACCGTGTGCCGCTGCCGGCTTAACAGTGTTAAGATCAATACCGCCGTCAATCGAAATCAGAATTTCAGGAAAACGCCGGCGGACATCCGCAACTTTATTTTCCACCGCTGCGATATAACTCTGCCCGCCGAATCCGGGATGGACCGACATTACCAGCACCTCATCCACTAATCCTTTTTCAAGAAATGGCAGTACTGCATCAACCTGTGTGTCCGGGCTCAGAGTGAGTCCACTTTTGCATCCGAGATCGCGGATTTTTTTCAGTGTTGTTTCAGCATCGCATTCTGCTTCGATATGAATCATCAACGAGTCTGCACCGGCTTTAATAAACGCATCTACATAATTCTGCGGGCGAAGCAGCATCAAATGGACATCCAGCGGCAGATCCGTTACACGGTCAGCCATTTCAACTATCGCAGGCCCCATGCTGATATTCGGTACAAAAACGCCATCCATTACATCAACATGAATCTGATCGGCACCGCATGTTTCACACATCCGCACGGCAGCTTCAAGGTTGCCTATATCCGCAGCCAGAATCGACGGCATAATTTCAATTTTTGACATGATGTTTTTCTTAATTAAAATAAAAAATAAATCTAACGAATAGTACCTGAAAATGCAAGAAACACACGCGATAAATCAAATAAAAATTCAATTGAAGAATATATTAAATGTTTTATAAGATACTTATATAAATCGGGGAGAGATTAACCAACTCCCTGTAATAGGAGGTTCCATGAAAAAAATCGTAATGATTGCTGCTGTTAGTGCTCTGCTTTTTTCCCTCACGGGTTGCGGCTCCCTGCGGACACCAGCCAGTGGTAGAAACCACGGACTCACATACTATAATACTTTCTTCGGCATTTCCATTGAAAGCCTGGTGTATGGTGACGGTCTGGTTGTTAATGCAATGGACAATAAATAATTCAGTTGTTCAGTTATCACAGAAAAGCCGCTTTCATTCGAAAGCGGCTTTTTTTTATCTCGCTCTCTTTAAAAACGATTGACCGGAAAATCCAGCCTCCACATAGCATTCGATGATTTTAATTTTTATTGCGACCGTGATTCGAATCGAAGATCCGTAATGAATTTATAAATTGTACATTGCTGTAGAACCACTGATTCAACACGTTTTTTACATTGTCGCAGCCATGGCTACACTCTAATAATCAACTCTCCACAAAAAGAGTCCGAGCGCTTTGACGGTAGGGATTTCGTTGGTACGTTTTCCGGCGGTGAGAAACCGTTCGGCATCGTTGGGTTGCAATTCACCGATTCCAACGCGCAATAAAAATCCCACGATGCTGCGTACCATTTTATACAGAAATCCTGCGCCGGTTACGCGAATCATTAAATCACCTTCCCGTGTCCGCCGGATTTCAATTTCGCGAACCGTTTTCACAGTGCCTTCAATTTCACGGCGCGGATTAGCTGTGAATGCGGCAAAGTCGTGTTTGCCTATGAGCTGCTGCGCCGCTGTTCGCATGGCGCCGATATTTAATTTTCGACGCTCGTGTAAACGGTAAAGCCGCAACTTCGGCGGCACAGCCTGTCCGTTCCAGATGAAATAACGGTACTCTTTGCTGGCAGCATCGTAGCGCGCATTAAAATCCGGCGAAACGCGCTCCATTTCCATAATCCGGATATCCGGCGGAAGCTGCGCATTCAGTCCGTTCATAAAACGTCCGG from Kiritimatiellales bacterium encodes:
- the rpe gene encoding ribulose-phosphate 3-epimerase, yielding MSKIEIMPSILAADIGNLEAAVRMCETCGADQIHVDVMDGVFVPNISMGPAIVEMADRVTDLPLDVHLMLLRPQNYVDAFIKAGADSLMIHIEAECDAETTLKKIRDLGCKSGLTLSPDTQVDAVLPFLEKGLVDEVLVMSVHPGFGGQSYIAAVENKVADVRRRFPEILISIDGGIDLNTVKPAAAHGANLFVAGTSLFKAPDMKAAILQMRTNAENVYCSAI
- the lepA gene encoding translation elongation factor 4; translated protein: MANLSHIRNFSIIAHIDHGKSTLADRILQLTGAIEERKMKEQVLDAMDLERERGITIKAHPVSMPYKAQDGKTYLFNLIDTPGHVDFSYEVSRSLQACEGAILVVDAAQGVEAQTVSNAFLAADQHLTIVPVLNKIELPNARPKEVAQQIEDLLAIDVSECIAVSAKTGEGIENVLEAIVARIPAPKPPADHSTRGLVFDSKYDAFRGVVVYLRLFSGSLKPGEKVHMMGTGQEYEIKEVGVFTPDPEIRKELVEGSVGYVIANIKDSAEIQIGDTMTSAKYPADKALPGFKEIHPMVFAGIYPIETSDYEKLGKSLDKLRLNDAALTYQAESSVALGFGFRCGFLGLLHMEIVQERLRREFDLDIIASYPNVIYRILLKDSELLEIDNPTLLPDPALIENMEEPFIKATIITPTSCMGDMMQLVMEKRGDITHTDSIDSQRVMLTCDLPLNEVLVDFYDRLKSISRGYASMDYEYSDYRMSDLVKMDIMIHSEPVDAFSSIVHRSKAISRGRQMCESLKDVIPRQAFPVAIQAALGGKIIARETIKAYRKDVTAKCYGGDISRKRKLLERQKEGKKKLKSIGKVSIPQEAFIAVLKTKQE
- the truA gene encoding tRNA pseudouridine(38-40) synthase TruA, producing MNKRYKITVAYDGTNYSGWQVQPGKTTIQGEVERAIGQLTGKRLRIHHSGRTDAGVHAKGQVVHFDLNKPVDTGRFMNGLNAQLPPDIRIMEMERVSPDFNARYDAASKEYRYFIWNGQAVPPKLRLYRLHERRKLNIGAMRTAAQQLIGKHDFAAFTANPRREIEGTVKTVREIEIRRTREGDLMIRVTGAGFLYKMVRSIVGFLLRVGIGELQPNDAERFLTAGKRTNEIPTVKALGLFLWRVDY
- the lepB gene encoding signal peptidase I, which encodes MNFFKVRKARKALKEILHYCRHQRNMHEDSLAPEKIAALKILETTGKKARREGDISKMSAAGDAIVVACGKIIPSKKHKKIRENVEVLFVAIAAAMGIRAYFFQPFKIPTGSMQPTLYGITLKNEPTIKASNPVVRIANFVLFGERVKTVTVKAYGRIQLEQDMYGNYRYYGQTSDTSGNNTFIYIGGIKHKIPNSMMEMVNEQARIGKVFRAGDVIASKVMKSGDYILVNRMKYNFIRPRRGDIAVFDTRELTYPQVRKDAYYIKRLVGMPGETLNILPKYLYVNGEKLNDPKFEKIFNAPNYNGYQLAMSAPQRPPLLRPEDSIMLKSDEYLFFGDNTDNSLDGRYFGAVNRRQVMGPAFFVCWPLDRAGFAETDH